A part of Populus alba chromosome 8, ASM523922v2, whole genome shotgun sequence genomic DNA contains:
- the LOC118037789 gene encoding ATP-citrate synthase alpha chain protein 2, with protein sequence MARKKIREYDSKRLLKEHFKRFSGRDLPIKSAQVTESTDFNELAEKEPWLSSAKLVVKPDMLFGKRGKSGLVALNLNLDQVADFVKQRLGKEVEMGGCKGPITTFIVEPFIPHDQEFYLNIVSERLGCSISFSECGGIEIEENWDKVKTIFVPTGATFTSEVCAPLVATIPLEIKGEIEEFIQSVFALFQDLDFTFLEMNPFTLVDGKPYPLDMRGELDDTAAFKNFKKWGNIEFPMPFGRVMSSTESFVHGLDEKTSASLKFTVLNPEGRIWTMVAGGGASVIYADTVGDLGYASELGNYAEYSGAPNEEEVLQYARVVIDCATSDPDGQKRALVIGGGIANFTDVAATFNGIIRALKEKESKLKAARMNIYVRRGGPNYQRGLAKMRALGEEIGIPIEVYGPEATMTGICKQAIECITAAA encoded by the exons ATGGCGCGCAAGAAGATCAGAGAGTACGACTCCAAGAGATTGTTGAAGGAGCATTTCAAGAGGTTTTCTGGACGCGATTTGCCCATCAAATCTGCTCAA gTGACGGAATCGACTGATTTCAATGAGTTAGCAGAGAAAGAACCGTGGCTGTCATCAGCAAAACTGGTTGTAAAACCTGACATGCTGTTTGGGAAACGTGGGAAGAGTGGCCTTGTTGCTTTAAATCTGAATCTGGATCAAGTTGCTGATTTTGTCAAACAACGTCTTGGCAAAGAGGTTGAAATGGGCGGATGCAAAGGACCTATAACGACATTCATCGTTGAACCCTTTATCCCCCACGACCAAGAGTTCTATCTAAACATTGTCTCGGAGAGACTTGGGTGCAGCATCAGCTTTTCCGAATGCGGAGGGATTGAAATTGAAGAGAATTGGGATAAG GTTAAAACTATATTTGTTCCAACAGGGGCAACGTTTACGTCTGAAGTTTGTGCTCCACTTGTTGCGACCATTCCTTTGGAG ATAAAAGGAGAGATTGAGGAGTTCATTCAATCGGTTTTTGCTCTTTTTCAAG ATCTTGACTTCACTTTCCTAGAGATGAATCCTTTCACCTTGGTTGATGGAAAGCCCTATCCTTTGGATATGAGAGGCGAGCTGGACGACACTGCAGCatttaaaaacttcaaaaa GTGGGGGAACATTGAATTTCCAATGCCATTTGGAAGAGTTATGAGCTCTACTGAAAGCTTTGTTCATGGCCTAGATGAAAAG ACAAGTGCATCTTTGAAATTCACGGTATTGAATCCAGAGGGGCGAATTTGGACTATGGTGGCTGGAGGAGGTGCAAGTGTCATCTATGCTGATACG GTCGGAGATCTTGGCTATGCTTCCGAACTTGGGAACTATGCAGAATATAGTGGAGCCCCCAATGAAGAGGAGGTGTTGCAGTATGCCAGAGTTGTAATTGAT TGTGCAACTTCTGATCCTGATGGCCAAAAGAGAGCCCTTGTAATTGGAGGAGGAATTGCTAACTTTACTGATGTTGCTGCTACATTTAATGGCATAATTCGAGCCCTGAAGGAGAAG GAATCGAAGCTGAAAGCAGCAAGGATGAATATATATGTGAGGAGAGGAGGTCCTAATTACCAGAGGGGCCTTGCGAAAATGAGGGCACTTGGAGAGGAAATTGGAATCCCAATTGAG GTCTATGGCCCGGAAGCAACAATGACTGGCATATGCAAACAGGCAATCGAGTGCATCACTGCAGCTGCATAA